In the genome of Leucobacter luti, one region contains:
- a CDS encoding class C sortase, translated as MPQQTMDEAQAVVVSPQVSSAAALPPAPPGSDRRWRKPSPVVLFVAVLALAGVGLLQLPSIATWFSQLQYSQEIIGLNQSAIAGGVSEREAELAAAHAYNDQLTGAAVVAPGERIPQAADPGAGSAYAQLLATDSTGLMSRIKIPKIDVDLPIYHGTSDRVLEQGVGHLEGTALPVGGDTTHTVLTGHRGLAQAEMFNNLDRLVVGDTFTLETWGQVLTYRITDTRVVKPDETQSLYPVQGKDLATLVTCTPLGINSHRILVTGERITPTPIADIENAGQAPTVPGFPWWTLWSAAALIVIGGYVVASCRVRGGRSGAGTVSGGVPPAAGPRHA; from the coding sequence GTGCCGCAGCAGACTATGGACGAGGCGCAAGCCGTTGTCGTCTCGCCCCAGGTCAGCTCCGCGGCCGCACTCCCTCCGGCCCCACCGGGCTCGGACCGTCGTTGGCGGAAACCGAGCCCGGTGGTTCTCTTTGTCGCGGTACTCGCCCTCGCAGGGGTGGGGCTGCTACAACTTCCGAGCATCGCGACCTGGTTCTCACAGCTCCAGTACTCTCAAGAGATCATTGGACTGAATCAGTCAGCGATCGCCGGGGGAGTGAGCGAGCGCGAGGCGGAGCTCGCCGCAGCGCACGCGTACAACGATCAACTCACCGGCGCGGCAGTGGTGGCTCCGGGAGAGCGGATCCCCCAGGCCGCAGATCCGGGAGCCGGATCCGCGTACGCTCAGCTCCTCGCCACAGACTCCACCGGACTCATGTCCCGCATTAAGATCCCAAAGATTGATGTTGATCTTCCGATCTATCACGGCACCAGCGATCGTGTGCTCGAACAGGGCGTCGGCCACTTGGAGGGAACCGCGCTCCCCGTCGGGGGAGACACGACTCACACCGTGCTGACCGGGCACCGCGGCCTTGCTCAGGCCGAAATGTTCAACAACCTGGATCGACTGGTGGTGGGCGACACGTTCACCCTGGAAACCTGGGGTCAGGTGCTGACGTACCGGATCACCGATACGCGCGTGGTGAAGCCGGACGAGACGCAGTCTCTGTATCCCGTGCAGGGCAAAGACCTGGCGACGCTTGTCACGTGTACGCCGCTCGGGATCAACTCGCACCGCATCTTGGTCACTGGCGAACGCATCACGCCGACGCCGATTGCAGACATCGAGAACGCGGGCCAGGCCCCGACAGTGCCTGGGTTCCCCTGGTGGACGCTGTGGTCCGCTGCTGCGCTCATCGTGATCGGTGGCTATGTGGTGGCCTCCTGCCGAGTGCGCGGTGGTCGCAGCGGCGCCGGAACAGTCTCTGGTGGTGTTCCGCCCGCAGCCGGACCTCGCCACGCCTGA
- a CDS encoding metal-dependent transcriptional regulator yields MADLIDTTEMYLRTILELEEEGIVPLRARISERLGHSGPTVSQTVGRMERDGLVVVTDDRRLELTEDGRAKAVRVMRKHRIAERLLADVIGLEWAYVHEEACRWEHVMSERVERKLMGMLGNPTESPYGNPIPGLEELGSTRAGSFQTGVTGLGELLVEFELSLTARIRRLAEPLQVDPELLEQLAAAGVVPGNTASFVRRGHTVHVEVEGSNEAIDLPFEVAAHIFVSQ; encoded by the coding sequence ATGGCAGATCTGATCGACACGACGGAGATGTACCTGCGCACGATTCTGGAGCTCGAAGAAGAGGGCATTGTCCCGCTCCGAGCCCGAATTTCCGAGCGCCTGGGGCACTCCGGACCGACCGTGTCACAGACCGTCGGCCGCATGGAGCGTGATGGCCTCGTCGTTGTGACGGACGATCGTCGCCTTGAACTGACCGAGGACGGACGTGCGAAAGCGGTGCGGGTGATGCGTAAGCATCGGATCGCAGAGCGGTTGCTCGCCGACGTGATCGGCCTGGAATGGGCGTACGTCCACGAGGAAGCGTGCCGATGGGAGCACGTGATGAGCGAGCGCGTTGAGCGCAAGCTGATGGGGATGCTCGGCAACCCGACGGAATCCCCGTACGGCAACCCGATCCCCGGCCTCGAAGAGCTCGGCAGCACGCGGGCCGGCTCCTTCCAGACTGGCGTCACCGGACTTGGTGAGCTGCTTGTCGAATTCGAGCTGTCGCTCACGGCCCGGATCCGTCGTCTTGCAGAGCCGCTCCAAGTGGATCCAGAGCTGCTTGAACAGCTCGCCGCCGCGGGTGTTGTTCCCGGCAATACCGCCTCCTTCGTCCGACGCGGGCACACCGTGCATGTCGAGGTTGAGGGTTCGAATGAAGCGATCGACCTCCCGTTCGAGGTCGCCGCACACATTTTCGTCTCGCAGTAG
- a CDS encoding NlpC/P60 family protein, which produces MNQNPGTAVAVSNHAAKPGKSPAKRIGQMVGAAALSLGLVGTFGLPAYAVAPTVEGEPDAIAAAQKLETVEVDASVLPLVAPDGAVAADVLEAERKEKEEAAAAKAAKEAAELQAAAGIAGTAPIAPKGGADVPAGVGAQGLVAAALAQVGVSQDCTDLVQNSLAAIGLTTRRDQGGYDHGVSDFYKYGTPVTDGNYAPGDILIWPGAPHTAIYIGNGQAVHGGWGGNQTVVNTYASPSGTPDVVRLG; this is translated from the coding sequence GTGAATCAGAACCCCGGTACGGCGGTCGCGGTCTCGAACCACGCTGCGAAGCCCGGAAAGTCGCCGGCGAAGCGTATCGGCCAGATGGTTGGCGCTGCGGCCCTCAGCCTCGGCCTGGTCGGCACGTTTGGTCTCCCCGCATACGCTGTGGCCCCCACGGTGGAAGGCGAGCCCGACGCAATCGCTGCGGCTCAGAAGCTCGAGACCGTCGAGGTCGACGCTTCAGTTCTTCCGCTGGTCGCGCCTGACGGGGCCGTCGCTGCTGACGTTCTCGAAGCGGAGCGCAAGGAAAAAGAAGAAGCAGCTGCGGCTAAGGCCGCGAAAGAAGCCGCTGAGCTCCAGGCCGCCGCTGGCATTGCTGGCACCGCGCCAATCGCGCCCAAGGGTGGGGCTGACGTGCCCGCCGGTGTCGGTGCACAGGGCCTCGTTGCCGCCGCGCTCGCCCAGGTCGGCGTTTCGCAGGACTGCACCGACCTCGTGCAGAACTCGCTCGCGGCAATCGGCCTGACCACCCGTCGGGATCAGGGCGGCTACGACCACGGCGTCTCAGACTTCTACAAGTACGGCACCCCGGTGACGGACGGCAACTACGCGCCGGGAGATATTCTCATCTGGCCGGGTGCTCCCCACACTGCGATCTACATCGGCAACGGCCAGGCCGTGCACGGTGGGTGGGGCGGCAACCAGACCGTTGTCAACACCTACGCGTCCCCGTCAGGAACGCCTGACGTGGTGCGCCTCGGCTAA
- a CDS encoding vWA domain-containing protein codes for MSAQAREGSGRRAHRRRGTVFAAAATVAIALLGATPALAEQPTGAAEGTDAAAPAPAPAASVRWRAVDEAGTLQTSTSFAVSGPWDATAAATGQAPITAQVADNAGQSDYVGADLDPTPGAFELATLVDAALPALTHELAAGDTLRIRVTATAAGEHPESVWQDVVVPASTDEAVPQIVVPVVVDPAPEVPPTETAPPEAPVIDDPPATEPTTTPAPRPAPSATPKAATDDASVTSDAVTPFSLGPDGPGVTAPYVYWTAVDGDGALVPGATFTIEGPRTSAISWTRTVTVTDCVSAPCTGIDRDPDPGEFQVKFLTPATNPTANGVTTSSRYRVTQTAAPTGYTFNSTANTIPGSGNTGNWGGTTYDFGAYVNTKIEPGKIVVKTGGDRTGASGVTNLAGVTLLLNGGSGSPNGVRPDGVSGAGAGWALCVSDANGECTFEVPNTQSGGANRDARFWVVQRTDGAPTGWFTNPSLSTGSSDAGTATAYNFRTGTLLRSGAVYRSTANFMYAPDSTDANASGGIWAQSRNNPATPQSCGIDVALVLDLSGSVGDSIGALRSASNAFVDALVGTQSRMSLFSFSTGSPALGASQNYPALTSVSTQAQADAFKARYSAWTSTGGTNWDRGLAATASAAQTNPYDVAVVITDGKPTYYGTGPSGPGDTTRLIETENGIFSANALKATGTRVLAFGVGTGATGANNALNLRSISGPTAGTDYFQTSNYATTGGILRNLALGNCASQLTVTKMVVPTTAPAGSIAGAQPAVGGWQFTVSDPGPGITLPAPPTRVTENDGTGTVAFPLTFAGGTTSSPVTVTETQQAGYNLVPVGGQNAVCTNLVTGATVVPSGNPTNGVRVAVPNGQTVNCTIYNRAPDLSATVKVDKIWKIVDGQGAPLGTYHVPGDEGALPSGLTGQLTLSGPGTTTPTNQDWGVVRANYTATSGVSINEAVTIDPAQLPGCTLTSNQLTKRGATPVTDALPAQATLTPGANTFEVTNTVTCVSQLTLLKLVEDGTASPANWDLNATGGSGVFSHTVSGSNARSAANTFAVSSAQSYTLSELPHDPAAPLAYLLDRVERCDPNPAAAGGCDWVHVDETAPVSVPIGQTAVYRFVNTPAQALDVPLTGGLSSDALGIAGAGIAGLALLVGAVTWTRRRRTESSA; via the coding sequence TTGAGCGCACAGGCACGCGAAGGCAGCGGACGCCGTGCACATCGTCGGCGGGGAACAGTCTTCGCCGCAGCCGCGACGGTAGCGATCGCACTGCTCGGTGCCACTCCGGCACTGGCGGAACAGCCGACCGGCGCAGCCGAGGGCACAGACGCTGCGGCCCCCGCTCCTGCGCCCGCAGCGAGTGTGCGGTGGCGCGCTGTTGATGAAGCTGGAACACTGCAGACGAGCACCTCTTTCGCCGTGAGTGGGCCGTGGGACGCAACGGCAGCCGCGACGGGCCAGGCCCCGATCACCGCGCAAGTGGCGGACAACGCTGGCCAATCAGACTACGTCGGCGCAGACCTCGATCCCACCCCAGGAGCCTTCGAACTTGCGACCCTCGTGGACGCTGCACTCCCGGCGCTCACCCACGAACTTGCAGCCGGCGACACTCTCCGGATCCGGGTCACCGCGACCGCAGCGGGTGAGCACCCGGAGAGCGTGTGGCAGGACGTCGTGGTGCCCGCCTCCACTGACGAAGCGGTGCCTCAGATCGTAGTGCCGGTGGTAGTAGACCCTGCCCCGGAGGTGCCACCGACTGAGACGGCACCACCCGAGGCGCCGGTGATCGATGATCCGCCCGCGACGGAGCCCACCACAACTCCTGCCCCTCGCCCGGCCCCCTCGGCGACCCCGAAGGCGGCGACCGACGATGCATCAGTCACCTCCGACGCAGTGACCCCGTTCTCGCTTGGCCCTGACGGCCCCGGAGTGACCGCTCCGTATGTGTACTGGACCGCCGTCGATGGTGACGGTGCGCTGGTACCCGGAGCGACGTTTACGATCGAAGGGCCGCGAACGTCGGCCATCAGCTGGACTCGGACCGTTACGGTCACAGACTGTGTGTCCGCGCCGTGCACAGGGATTGATCGGGATCCGGATCCGGGTGAATTCCAGGTCAAATTCCTCACGCCCGCCACGAATCCCACTGCCAATGGCGTGACGACCTCCTCGCGATACCGCGTGACGCAGACTGCAGCGCCTACCGGGTACACGTTCAACTCCACGGCGAACACGATCCCTGGCAGCGGCAACACCGGCAACTGGGGTGGCACAACCTACGACTTCGGCGCATACGTCAACACCAAGATCGAGCCAGGCAAGATCGTTGTGAAGACCGGAGGCGATCGCACCGGCGCGAGTGGCGTCACGAACCTCGCCGGCGTCACACTGCTGCTGAACGGCGGAAGCGGATCGCCGAACGGTGTCCGACCAGACGGTGTGAGCGGAGCAGGAGCCGGCTGGGCGCTGTGCGTGTCAGACGCCAACGGCGAATGCACCTTTGAAGTGCCCAATACGCAGTCCGGCGGGGCCAACCGAGACGCCCGCTTCTGGGTGGTCCAGCGCACCGACGGTGCACCCACTGGCTGGTTCACGAACCCGTCGTTGAGCACGGGCAGCAGTGATGCCGGGACGGCAACCGCCTACAACTTCCGCACCGGGACACTGCTGCGATCGGGCGCGGTCTACCGTTCCACCGCGAACTTCATGTACGCCCCGGACTCAACTGACGCGAACGCCTCGGGCGGTATCTGGGCCCAGTCCCGCAACAACCCCGCGACTCCGCAATCATGCGGCATCGATGTTGCGCTGGTGCTCGATCTTTCCGGGTCGGTCGGCGACTCTATCGGAGCACTGCGATCAGCGTCCAACGCCTTCGTCGACGCGCTCGTCGGCACACAGTCGCGGATGTCGCTCTTTTCGTTCTCGACCGGCTCACCCGCGCTCGGAGCAAGCCAGAATTATCCGGCACTCACCTCCGTGTCCACGCAGGCGCAGGCGGACGCGTTCAAGGCTCGCTACTCCGCCTGGACCTCGACCGGTGGGACGAACTGGGATCGCGGCCTCGCGGCAACGGCCTCCGCGGCGCAGACAAACCCCTATGACGTCGCCGTCGTGATCACGGACGGCAAGCCCACCTACTACGGCACGGGACCCTCCGGGCCGGGCGACACGACCAGGCTCATCGAGACCGAGAATGGCATCTTCTCTGCGAATGCGTTGAAGGCTACGGGCACCAGAGTCCTCGCATTCGGCGTAGGAACCGGCGCTACAGGAGCGAACAACGCGCTCAACCTGCGCTCGATCTCCGGCCCCACTGCCGGCACGGATTACTTCCAGACCAGCAACTACGCCACGACCGGTGGGATCCTGCGCAACCTTGCACTCGGCAACTGCGCAAGCCAGCTCACGGTGACCAAGATGGTCGTACCCACGACCGCACCGGCAGGATCCATCGCTGGCGCGCAGCCGGCCGTCGGAGGGTGGCAGTTCACCGTGTCCGATCCGGGTCCGGGGATCACCCTGCCAGCCCCGCCGACTCGGGTCACAGAAAACGACGGAACCGGTACGGTCGCCTTTCCGCTCACCTTCGCAGGGGGAACCACGAGCTCCCCAGTGACGGTGACTGAAACCCAGCAAGCCGGCTACAACCTCGTCCCCGTTGGCGGCCAGAACGCGGTCTGCACCAACTTGGTGACCGGCGCAACCGTCGTGCCGAGCGGCAACCCGACAAACGGCGTCCGCGTAGCCGTGCCGAACGGGCAGACGGTGAACTGCACAATCTACAACCGAGCACCGGATCTTTCTGCGACGGTGAAGGTCGACAAGATCTGGAAGATCGTCGACGGGCAGGGCGCACCGCTCGGCACCTATCACGTGCCAGGCGACGAGGGTGCACTGCCGAGCGGGCTCACCGGGCAACTCACCCTGAGCGGGCCGGGAACCACGACGCCGACAAACCAGGACTGGGGCGTCGTGCGCGCGAACTACACGGCGACGAGCGGGGTCTCGATCAACGAGGCGGTGACCATTGATCCGGCCCAGCTGCCCGGGTGCACGCTCACCTCGAACCAGCTCACCAAGCGGGGCGCGACACCGGTCACTGACGCCCTGCCTGCGCAGGCCACGCTGACGCCGGGAGCCAACACCTTCGAGGTGACGAACACCGTGACCTGTGTGTCTCAGCTCACGCTATTGAAGCTCGTCGAAGACGGCACCGCGAGCCCTGCGAACTGGGATCTCAATGCCACGGGCGGATCCGGAGTCTTCTCACACACCGTGTCCGGATCCAACGCACGCTCAGCTGCGAACACGTTCGCCGTCAGCTCAGCTCAGAGCTACACCCTTTCCGAACTGCCGCACGACCCGGCAGCACCGCTCGCGTATCTGCTTGACCGCGTTGAGCGCTGCGACCCGAACCCGGCTGCCGCAGGTGGGTGTGACTGGGTGCATGTCGACGAGACAGCACCGGTCTCGGTACCGATCGGGCAGACCGCGGTGTACCGCTTCGTGAATACCCCAGCACAGGCACTTGACGTGCCGCTCACTGGCGGCCTGAGCTCGGACGCGCTCGGAATCGCTGGCGCTGGAATCGCTGGCCTCGCCCTCCTCGTCGGCGCCGTCACCTGGACGCGCCGCCGCCGCACCGAATCGAGCGCCTAA
- the gdhA gene encoding NADP-specific glutamate dehydrogenase → MTLPTPEAHLRAVSAIVERRSPGESEFLQAVREVLETLEPVLAEHPEFIEAGILDRLVEPERQFVFRVPWTDDQNRVRVNRGIRVQFNSALGPYKGGLRFHPSVNLSVIKFLGFEQIFKNALTSQRIGGGKGGADFDPNGKSDAEVMRFCQSFMTELAHHIGEHTDIPAGDIGVGGREIGYLFGQYRRIMQRYEAGVLTGKGVGWGGAEVRTEATGYGAVFFAEEMLARAGQGIEGRRALVSGSGNVATYAIEKVQQLGGKAITASDSSGYIVDEAGIDLDLLKQVKDVERARISEYAQRRPGSHFVADGTVWDVPAELAFPCATQNELSGANARTLIANGVRAVTEGANMPTMPDAVELFQDAGVLFAPGKAANAGGVATSALEMSQNAARSRWDRDKSESRLHGIMRDVHETTFAASERYGKPGDYVLGANSAAFVTVAQAMLAQGVI, encoded by the coding sequence TTGACGTTGCCCACCCCCGAAGCGCATCTGCGCGCCGTTTCAGCAATTGTGGAACGCAGGAGCCCCGGTGAGTCCGAGTTTTTGCAGGCCGTGCGCGAGGTGCTCGAGACGCTTGAGCCGGTGCTCGCCGAGCACCCTGAGTTCATCGAAGCTGGAATCCTGGATCGTCTGGTCGAGCCAGAACGGCAGTTCGTGTTCCGGGTGCCCTGGACCGATGATCAGAACCGGGTGCGTGTCAACCGCGGTATCCGCGTCCAGTTCAACTCTGCGCTCGGGCCCTATAAGGGAGGACTGCGGTTCCACCCCTCGGTCAACCTCTCGGTCATCAAATTCTTGGGCTTCGAGCAGATCTTTAAGAATGCATTGACCTCGCAGCGTATCGGCGGCGGAAAGGGTGGGGCAGATTTCGACCCGAACGGCAAGAGCGATGCCGAGGTGATGCGGTTCTGCCAGAGCTTCATGACGGAGCTTGCGCACCACATCGGTGAGCACACGGATATCCCCGCTGGCGACATCGGAGTGGGCGGGCGCGAGATCGGCTACCTGTTCGGACAGTACCGCCGAATCATGCAGCGCTACGAGGCCGGCGTACTCACGGGGAAGGGAGTGGGCTGGGGCGGTGCAGAAGTGCGCACCGAGGCGACCGGCTACGGTGCGGTGTTCTTCGCGGAGGAGATGCTGGCGCGCGCCGGTCAGGGGATCGAGGGCCGCCGCGCCCTCGTCTCCGGATCCGGCAACGTTGCGACCTACGCCATTGAGAAGGTGCAGCAACTCGGTGGGAAGGCGATTACCGCGTCTGACTCCAGCGGGTACATCGTTGACGAGGCTGGAATCGACCTCGACCTGCTCAAACAGGTGAAAGATGTGGAGCGCGCCAGGATCTCAGAGTACGCACAGCGCCGCCCCGGATCGCACTTCGTGGCAGACGGCACCGTATGGGACGTTCCGGCGGAGCTCGCGTTTCCCTGTGCCACGCAGAACGAACTCTCGGGCGCCAACGCACGCACACTGATCGCCAACGGTGTCCGCGCCGTGACCGAGGGCGCAAATATGCCGACGATGCCTGACGCGGTCGAGCTGTTCCAAGACGCCGGAGTACTGTTTGCTCCGGGTAAAGCGGCGAACGCGGGCGGTGTGGCTACCTCAGCGCTGGAGATGAGCCAGAATGCTGCGCGGTCCCGCTGGGATCGTGACAAGAGCGAGTCGCGGCTGCACGGCATCATGCGAGATGTGCACGAGACCACATTTGCGGCATCCGAGCGCTACGGCAAGCCAGGAGACTATGTGCTCGGGGCCAACTCGGCAGCGTTTGTGACGGTGGCGCAGGCGATGCTCGCACAGGGTGTGATCTAG
- the serC gene encoding phosphoserine transaminase gives MADISIPTNLLPADGRFGCGPSKVRSEQLSFLASLQPGVLGTSHRQAPVKDLVGSVRSGLLDLFRAPEGYEILLANGGATTFWDSAAHSLVEKRSQHLAFGEFGAKFGKATGAAPFLEEPDVRSAEAGSRSQAEAVAGIDVYAYPHNETSTGVMAPVVRVAGDAGALTVVDATSAAGGIDFDASQTDVYYFSPQKNFASDGGIWFALVSPAAIERIERVTTSGRYIPETLNLAGAVENSRKNQTLNTPALATLAMMDEQVRWINEQGGLAWASARTAESSHVLYDWAERTAVATPFVSDPNHRSQVVVTIDFDESVDAAALSTALRANGIVDTEPYRKLGRNQLRVATFTAIEPDDVRALTESIDYVLERLS, from the coding sequence ATGGCCGACATCTCAATCCCCACGAACCTCTTGCCCGCCGACGGACGCTTTGGGTGCGGCCCGTCGAAGGTGCGCTCCGAGCAGCTCAGCTTCCTCGCATCGCTACAGCCGGGCGTGCTGGGCACCTCGCATCGCCAGGCACCGGTGAAGGATCTCGTCGGGAGCGTTCGCTCCGGTCTCCTGGATCTGTTCCGCGCGCCTGAGGGGTATGAGATCCTGCTCGCAAACGGCGGGGCGACCACGTTCTGGGATTCGGCAGCTCATTCCCTGGTTGAGAAGCGCAGCCAGCACCTCGCTTTTGGCGAGTTCGGTGCGAAATTTGGCAAGGCAACCGGCGCGGCTCCGTTCCTTGAGGAGCCGGATGTGCGTTCAGCAGAGGCTGGCTCGCGCTCGCAGGCTGAGGCCGTGGCAGGCATCGACGTCTATGCGTACCCGCACAACGAAACCTCCACTGGCGTCATGGCCCCGGTCGTCCGCGTCGCGGGCGATGCGGGCGCGCTCACCGTGGTCGATGCGACGAGCGCTGCCGGGGGGATCGACTTCGATGCCTCACAGACCGATGTGTACTACTTCTCCCCCCAGAAGAACTTCGCCTCCGATGGCGGGATCTGGTTTGCGCTCGTCTCGCCGGCCGCAATTGAGCGAATCGAGCGGGTCACAACCTCCGGCCGCTACATTCCTGAGACGCTGAACCTTGCTGGGGCAGTCGAGAACTCCAGGAAGAATCAGACGCTGAACACCCCCGCGCTCGCCACGCTCGCAATGATGGACGAGCAGGTTCGGTGGATCAACGAGCAGGGAGGACTCGCCTGGGCGTCGGCCCGCACCGCGGAGTCTTCTCACGTGCTCTACGACTGGGCCGAGCGCACCGCGGTCGCGACTCCGTTCGTTTCTGATCCCAATCACCGCTCTCAGGTCGTCGTCACGATCGACTTCGACGAGTCGGTCGACGCCGCAGCACTCTCGACCGCGCTGCGTGCGAATGGAATCGTCGACACCGAGCCCTACCGCAAGCTGGGCCGCAACCAGCTGCGCGTCGCCACGTTCACGGCTATCGAGCCCGATGACGTGCGTGCGCTCACCGAGTCGATCGACTACGTGCTCGAGCGCTTGAGCTAG
- a CDS encoding DUF3027 domain-containing protein codes for MAGYPGWRWAATLARVDADAPVTVLEVELLPGADAVTAPEWVPWSERLAQYRETQAKQAAEGTSESDDDSAELAELREDDAAEDDLLDNDFSDFDDEIDGVDVDDLDDAEDDEDADDSDGSDDSEDDEAEDLTDESDDTELFDDSDDEEE; via the coding sequence ATGGCGGGCTACCCGGGGTGGCGCTGGGCCGCAACACTCGCGCGCGTCGACGCCGATGCGCCCGTCACAGTGCTTGAAGTTGAGCTGCTCCCGGGCGCCGACGCAGTCACCGCGCCCGAGTGGGTGCCGTGGTCCGAGCGTCTTGCGCAGTACCGCGAGACGCAGGCCAAACAGGCGGCAGAGGGCACGAGTGAAAGCGATGACGATTCCGCGGAACTCGCCGAGCTGCGTGAAGACGATGCGGCCGAAGACGATCTGCTGGACAACGATTTCAGCGACTTTGACGATGAGATCGACGGCGTAGACGTCGACGATCTGGACGACGCCGAAGATGACGAAGACGCCGACGATTCCGATGGGTCCGATGACTCTGAGGATGATGAGGCGGAAGACCTTACTGACGAATCGGACGACACCGAGCTGTTCGACGACTCCGACGACGAAGAAGAGTAA
- a CDS encoding SpaH/EbpB family LPXTG-anchored major pilin encodes MSYTGQGGTQRRAVAALAAAAIALLGAVAVSSPAQAAPSFGSIDPDATGSIILHKHQHQTGTTPVEQNPDGTGTAIPTPGIQGVEFTASPLLQGGQPVDLNDPAAWDALQGVEPGADCTAPAGYTLGTALPPVTTDASGTATIPTTVGVYVVCETAAPATVVDRSAPFLVTIPYPYEDGWLYDVNVYPKNGVTTVRKTINPQNGLGLGSIIEFPVTVTIPALAVNRSFTGFDVVDTLDPRLTPTPAASGIGVGVKSVTVDGVPVPTGNFAVTATGQAVQVGFTPAPGYAWLSGQAGKEIVVTFQGTVTSLGNGTIVNTASDFINDPTHRNAITSNSVSSNWGDVLISKVNARTPGDALAGAKFEVYAAADPYAADCSTATATGSALSVSGGTEFTTGANGRVTIAGLFVSDSVNLPVNAAQRCYVLKETAAPAGFVTPTGAAALTPVTVQTGASTAVDVTVKNVQQNGPELPLTGSSGALVLSVAGGALLIAAAGAALIVARRRAHRVE; translated from the coding sequence ATGAGTTACACCGGTCAAGGGGGAACCCAGAGGCGGGCGGTCGCTGCGCTCGCCGCAGCCGCCATCGCACTGCTCGGCGCTGTTGCCGTGAGCTCGCCGGCGCAGGCCGCGCCCAGCTTTGGCAGCATCGATCCCGATGCGACAGGCTCAATCATCCTGCACAAGCACCAGCACCAGACAGGCACCACGCCCGTTGAGCAAAACCCTGACGGCACTGGCACCGCGATCCCAACGCCGGGCATTCAGGGCGTCGAGTTCACCGCGTCGCCGCTGTTGCAGGGCGGCCAGCCGGTGGATCTCAACGATCCAGCAGCGTGGGATGCGCTCCAGGGCGTCGAGCCAGGTGCTGACTGCACCGCGCCGGCCGGCTACACACTGGGGACCGCGCTTCCGCCAGTGACCACCGACGCGAGCGGCACCGCGACGATCCCGACCACGGTTGGCGTCTACGTCGTGTGTGAAACGGCGGCACCGGCAACGGTCGTCGACCGTTCCGCGCCGTTCCTCGTGACGATCCCGTACCCCTACGAGGACGGCTGGCTCTACGATGTCAACGTCTACCCCAAGAACGGCGTCACCACCGTTCGGAAGACGATCAACCCGCAGAACGGACTCGGGCTCGGCAGCATTATCGAGTTCCCGGTGACCGTGACGATCCCCGCACTCGCGGTCAACCGCAGCTTCACCGGGTTCGACGTCGTCGACACGCTGGATCCTCGCCTCACCCCGACCCCGGCCGCCTCCGGCATCGGCGTCGGAGTCAAGAGCGTCACCGTTGACGGCGTTCCGGTTCCCACCGGAAACTTTGCAGTGACGGCGACCGGACAGGCCGTTCAGGTCGGGTTCACCCCCGCGCCGGGGTATGCGTGGCTCAGCGGGCAGGCCGGCAAAGAAATCGTCGTGACCTTCCAGGGCACCGTCACCTCGCTCGGCAACGGCACGATCGTGAACACGGCTTCGGACTTCATCAACGATCCAACGCACCGCAATGCCATCACCTCGAACTCCGTTTCCTCCAACTGGGGCGACGTGCTGATCTCGAAGGTGAACGCCCGGACCCCGGGTGATGCGCTTGCCGGTGCAAAGTTCGAGGTGTACGCAGCAGCTGATCCGTATGCAGCCGACTGCTCAACCGCCACCGCCACCGGCTCAGCGCTCAGCGTCAGCGGCGGCACCGAGTTCACGACCGGCGCGAACGGCCGCGTGACTATCGCAGGCCTGTTCGTGAGCGACAGCGTGAACCTGCCAGTGAACGCCGCGCAGCGCTGCTACGTACTCAAGGAGACCGCGGCACCCGCTGGATTCGTGACGCCGACCGGCGCGGCAGCCCTCACTCCCGTCACCGTGCAGACAGGCGCGTCGACTGCCGTTGATGTCACCGTGAAGAACGTGCAGCAGAACGGACCCGAGCTTCCGCTTACGGGCTCGTCAGGGGCACTCGTCCTCTCGGTCGCCGGCGGAGCACTGCTCATCGCAGCTGCGGGAGCGGCGCTGATCGTCGCACGACGCCGGGCACACCGGGTCGAGTAA